The following proteins come from a genomic window of Paenibacillus sp. CAA11:
- a CDS encoding methyl-accepting chemotaxis protein: protein MKWFLNMKTAAKIMSAFLVVTLLMGVLGVISYRNLSLMNNNSTVMYSNNLISVRDLSAAEISFQKIRVAIRDLSTEKNDEAMNRFIETIQTEQKTMDAKVKSYEPLATTQAEQEALANLKTAITDYAELTQKAVTLGRSVDPTEFNTFKAGELTQGGNKVVGFLEQLIKINSDLAQDSSTESTNAYHSSLTLMIIIVLVAILFSVLIGILIVRSIAGPLQKISALIAKVADGDLRSKSTIDSKDEVGILSSSINRMIDSLRDLIGGIIDGAQNVAASSQEISASTEEIASSSSQQASSAANITELFRELSVAIDSVAHSAEEAADLSNTTVETAHEGGRVVEASLNKMQAVSTSMSLLEEDSRKIGDIIEVIDDIADQTNLLALNAAIEAARAGEQGRGFAVVADEVRKLAERSSSATKEITSIIKNMQENTKQSVSAVLDSVAQSEQTGAAFGKIIDMVNNSSLKVNEIAAACEEESAQATEVMTSVEAISSSSEESAAASEQTAATCQTLARLGEELNQSVAIFRIQ, encoded by the coding sequence ATGAAGTGGTTTCTTAACATGAAGACAGCAGCAAAAATCATGTCGGCTTTTCTGGTGGTCACCCTGCTGATGGGCGTGCTGGGAGTGATTTCCTACCGCAATTTAAGTCTCATGAATAACAACAGCACCGTGATGTACTCGAACAATCTGATCTCCGTACGCGATCTATCCGCGGCTGAAATCAGCTTCCAGAAAATCAGAGTCGCCATTCGTGACTTAAGCACAGAAAAAAATGATGAGGCCATGAACCGGTTCATCGAGACCATTCAGACAGAGCAGAAAACCATGGATGCCAAAGTAAAATCTTACGAGCCCCTTGCCACCACTCAAGCAGAGCAGGAGGCGCTGGCGAACCTTAAGACGGCGATCACAGATTATGCTGAGCTGACTCAAAAGGCGGTCACCCTGGGAAGATCCGTAGATCCAACGGAGTTTAATACTTTCAAAGCCGGGGAGCTGACGCAAGGCGGAAATAAAGTTGTTGGCTTCCTCGAGCAATTAATCAAAATCAATTCCGATTTGGCTCAGGATTCAAGCACAGAATCCACGAATGCCTATCATTCCTCGTTAACCTTGATGATTATTATCGTTCTAGTTGCCATTCTGTTCAGCGTACTGATCGGCATCCTGATCGTTCGTTCGATTGCCGGACCTCTACAGAAAATCTCAGCGCTGATCGCTAAAGTTGCCGATGGGGACCTGCGCAGCAAGTCTACGATTGACAGCAAGGACGAAGTAGGAATTCTCTCCTCCTCCATCAATCGGATGATCGATAGTCTTCGCGACCTGATCGGCGGCATCATCGACGGCGCCCAGAACGTGGCAGCTTCTTCACAGGAGATCTCGGCAAGCACCGAAGAGATCGCCAGCAGCAGCTCGCAGCAGGCCAGCTCAGCAGCTAACATTACCGAGTTGTTCCGTGAGCTGTCCGTGGCTATTGACTCTGTGGCACACAGCGCAGAGGAAGCCGCCGACCTGTCGAACACCACCGTTGAAACCGCGCATGAAGGCGGCAGGGTTGTTGAAGCTTCCCTGAATAAAATGCAAGCCGTGAGCACCTCCATGTCTTTGCTGGAAGAGGATTCCCGCAAGATCGGTGACATCATTGAGGTCATTGATGATATTGCGGATCAGACGAACCTGCTCGCCCTCAATGCCGCCATTGAAGCGGCCCGGGCCGGAGAACAAGGACGCGGCTTTGCCGTCGTTGCAGATGAAGTTCGCAAGCTTGCCGAGCGCAGCAGCAGCGCCACCAAGGAAATCACCTCGATTATCAAGAACATGCAGGAGAACACCAAGCAGAGCGTGTCAGCCGTTCTGGACAGTGTCGCCCAGTCCGAGCAAACTGGCGCGGCCTTCGGCAAAATCATCGATATGGTGAACAACTCCTCGCTGAAGGTCAACGAAATTGCAGCAGCCTGCGAAGAGGAATCCGCACAGGCAACCGAGGTAATGACATCGGTAGAGGCCATCTCCTCCTCGAGCGAAGAATCAGCCGCTGCTTCCGAGCAGACCGCAGCTACCTGCCAGACTCTTGCTCGCCTGGGAGAAGAGCTGAATCAGTCTGTAGCTATCTTTAGAATCCAATGA
- a CDS encoding chemotaxis protein CheW, translated as MTSLQQSQYIELMVEKEVYAIPIHEIQEIIKMAPVTELPTGHPAVEGITHLRGQLVPVISLRRMFGFSSVLPSKTTRIVIVKLLGKTFGLIADQANRVVYYPQIEPPPSFLGGITGGYFLGIARREEHLIGILRLEELLSDF; from the coding sequence ATGACCTCTTTACAGCAGAGCCAATATATTGAGCTGATGGTGGAGAAGGAAGTATATGCGATTCCGATACATGAAATCCAGGAGATTATTAAAATGGCTCCGGTTACCGAGCTGCCCACAGGCCACCCTGCAGTCGAAGGGATCACCCACTTACGAGGCCAGCTTGTTCCCGTAATTAGTCTGCGCAGAATGTTCGGCTTCAGCTCAGTTCTGCCTTCCAAGACCACCCGGATTGTGATCGTTAAGCTTCTCGGAAAGACCTTCGGCCTCATTGCTGACCAGGCCAACCGGGTTGTCTATTATCCGCAGATCGAGCCGCCTCCCAGCTTTCTCGGCGGTATCACTGGAGGTTACTTTCTCGGCATCGCGCGCCGGGAGGAACATCTAATCGGTATTTTAAGATTAGAGGAGCTGCTGTCTGACTTCTAG
- a CDS encoding methyl-accepting chemotaxis protein, producing MNIRNKLYCGFISVLLITFILGAISLVELRRVDRTYSDLIDERVAKIMLLDDIKFISASQAENLRGYLITGSEEGLQEFKSDQELFTADLNKLAGLVSSSQVKGIIEELNQMEAKYKDVGSRLISLREKNDLAGIAELVEKECIPLAAQMTNKAEELSQQQQKLLNQANEDTTEQVMGIQSLIFYLIVICIIVGLVIAYVISRMISRPVASIAAKAKQIAQGDLTGEDLAIKNKDETGVMAASFNDMKHNLRELIARINDSSEQVAASSEELYAGAEQATAAANQVATAVQEVAGDADRQMSSTQENKKALITGAESIQYIAESAAHVMEMSESALQNADQGAKLIDQTIEQMKKVRRSVQSSSIVVNTLGEHSKQISGIVDIIHDIAGQTNLLALNASIEAARAGEQGRGFGVVAGEVKKLAEQAKEASEQIAELIQGILEQVEGAVTSMEAGAEEVAGGTDLVNQAGTAFYDILSGLQHVTGQAQKVAEATEHISAATQQSLANEEMMASLAAKISDNSQGVAAASQEQLASMEEVSASADYLSKLAQELRGEIQRFQV from the coding sequence ATGAACATACGTAATAAACTATACTGCGGATTTATAAGTGTACTGTTAATCACGTTTATACTGGGAGCCATCAGCTTGGTCGAGCTTCGAAGGGTAGACCGTACATATTCTGATTTAATTGATGAGCGAGTCGCTAAGATCATGCTCTTGGATGATATTAAGTTCATTTCGGCCAGTCAGGCTGAGAATTTACGGGGGTATTTAATTACAGGCAGCGAAGAGGGGTTGCAGGAGTTCAAATCAGATCAGGAGCTGTTCACAGCAGATCTGAATAAGCTTGCGGGGCTGGTGTCGTCCTCGCAGGTTAAGGGGATTATAGAAGAGCTGAATCAAATGGAAGCGAAGTACAAGGACGTAGGCAGCCGATTGATCTCCTTGAGGGAGAAGAACGATCTGGCCGGTATAGCTGAACTTGTCGAGAAGGAGTGTATTCCGCTTGCTGCGCAGATGACTAACAAAGCCGAAGAGCTTAGCCAGCAGCAGCAGAAACTGCTGAACCAAGCGAACGAGGACACCACTGAGCAGGTTATGGGAATTCAGAGCTTGATATTCTATCTCATTGTTATATGTATCATTGTAGGCCTGGTCATTGCCTATGTGATCAGCAGAATGATTTCACGTCCGGTGGCGTCCATCGCCGCAAAGGCGAAGCAAATTGCCCAAGGAGACCTCACCGGAGAAGACCTTGCTATTAAGAACAAGGATGAGACCGGAGTGATGGCAGCATCCTTCAATGATATGAAGCACAATCTGAGAGAGCTGATTGCCCGCATTAATGACAGCTCAGAGCAGGTTGCGGCCTCTTCCGAGGAGCTCTATGCAGGTGCGGAGCAGGCTACCGCCGCTGCGAATCAGGTGGCGACAGCCGTTCAGGAGGTTGCTGGAGATGCGGATCGCCAAATGAGCAGCACACAGGAGAATAAGAAGGCCCTGATCACCGGGGCTGAGAGTATCCAGTATATTGCGGAATCAGCGGCTCACGTAATGGAGATGTCGGAGAGCGCCCTTCAGAATGCGGATCAGGGGGCGAAGCTGATTGATCAAACCATCGAACAGATGAAGAAGGTCCGTCGTTCTGTGCAGAGCTCTTCCATTGTGGTGAATACGCTTGGGGAGCATTCCAAGCAAATTTCAGGTATCGTGGATATTATTCATGATATTGCAGGACAGACGAATTTGCTGGCGCTGAATGCTTCGATTGAGGCGGCCAGAGCTGGAGAACAGGGCAGAGGTTTTGGCGTTGTCGCAGGAGAGGTCAAGAAGCTGGCTGAACAGGCCAAGGAGGCCTCTGAACAAATTGCCGAGCTGATTCAAGGGATTCTGGAGCAGGTTGAAGGAGCTGTTACGTCAATGGAAGCCGGGGCAGAGGAGGTTGCTGGAGGAACGGATCTGGTGAATCAGGCTGGAACAGCCTTCTACGATATTCTATCCGGTTTGCAGCATGTGACAGGACAGGCCCAGAAGGTTGCCGAAGCAACAGAGCATATCTCTGCCGCCACGCAGCAATCCTTGGCCAATGAGGAGATGATGGCATCCCTTGCTGCGAAAATATCGGATAACTCTCAAGGAGTAGCGGCTGCCTCGCAAGAGCAGCTAGCTTCAATGGAGGAAGTTTCCGCCTCCGCCGATTATCTGAGCAAGCTGGCACAGGAGCTGAGGGGCGAAATTCAGCGTTTTCAGGTATAA
- a CDS encoding copper amine oxidase N-terminal domain-containing protein: MKKLWIALTAGVMMCSVPFPTPTHAATSKKSIAIYIDGVKLATDQPPVAVQGRTLLPFRAIFEALGAQVNWDQRTNTVSGYKAGKSVSLKLGSKTASIDGQKVSLDVPAQAQRGRTLVPVRFVSEALGQGVDWNPATQTVTITSSTVDEGITAASYVSARTIGNSGDGRDIQVGFARVSNERPIAQYRVLMVKTSKASSFTLADAKAVPSGRYTVTYPKGSDQTVNLTAQTQDTDGEVLRSNQSYTAFVLSVGSSSNQYALSSGSPSVAPNSGNSVAAATNIRAMDTADYGDGRDLTVSFTKASTESDISGYRVMVVKTKDAGKFDLAAANAVSSSNWTSVSKNGTTLSTVLSSSSRDTSGELIKNGVPYTVFVLSVSNSNTVANKLSAGSSSITLGYGSGYLAAPVITSVSDVSDYGDGRDLRVSFNRSSDESRIGSYRIMVVKERDAGSFSLSSANNVSSYNYTVVGKTGYNISQVLSSSARDVNGDYIRSGISYRVFVLAVGDSWQGTNVLSAPSNSITLYSNTNVGAPSNVNVSDISDYGDGRDLQVAFTRAANESYVSSYRIMVVKSSRAGSFNLSEANYVSSYNYTSVSTTGYNQSKVLSAGARDVDGDLIRSGVSYRVFVMSVASNSYTASNALSSPSGSIVLSNQVNIPAASNVKAADVADYGDGRDLKVAFDRASNESNIGNYRVMVVKASNAGSFNLSVATGVSSYNYTLVNKNTNNLTLTQNTRDVDGDMIRSGESYRVFVLSVGIGSSSGTYALSSPSNVVQLAANQTMPATNVTANLAGNGKAVTDIQVGFARAVNEDNILEYRLMLVPDYNWNSFNLDAANRVPAGSYIQVSRGNDYNSSLDASAKDVNGQPITAGTSYRAYVLSVAKANGASNTLSAPSSGSVLLPVPQQQAPVEVQAVTNVGTSANANKISVTFTAPQDTRGITSYKVFVVPVTQDGNWDVKQAKEAAQLQLGANSTELTEQQADIQNAPLKKGEAYKVYIQSVADGQNTVSKLSSASPVVSIQQ, encoded by the coding sequence GTGAAAAAACTATGGATCGCCCTGACGGCGGGCGTAATGATGTGTTCGGTCCCTTTTCCGACACCAACACATGCCGCAACGAGTAAGAAGAGCATTGCCATTTATATTGATGGAGTGAAGCTGGCAACGGATCAGCCTCCGGTTGCTGTGCAGGGGCGCACCCTGCTCCCGTTCAGAGCGATATTTGAAGCGCTGGGCGCACAGGTGAACTGGGATCAGCGCACGAACACCGTATCCGGCTATAAGGCAGGAAAGTCAGTATCACTAAAGTTGGGCTCGAAGACCGCCAGCATTGACGGACAGAAGGTAAGCCTGGATGTACCTGCTCAGGCGCAGCGGGGCCGCACGCTGGTTCCGGTTCGCTTTGTTAGCGAGGCGTTAGGACAGGGAGTAGACTGGAATCCAGCTACGCAGACGGTAACCATCACTTCTTCTACTGTAGATGAAGGAATTACTGCAGCTTCCTATGTGAGTGCAAGAACTATAGGAAATAGTGGGGATGGACGTGACATTCAGGTCGGCTTTGCTAGAGTAAGCAATGAAAGACCGATCGCGCAGTACCGGGTGCTGATGGTGAAGACGAGTAAAGCTTCTTCCTTTACGTTAGCTGACGCTAAGGCTGTACCTAGCGGAAGATACACGGTTACTTATCCGAAGGGAAGCGATCAGACCGTGAATTTGACTGCCCAAACCCAGGATACGGATGGAGAAGTGCTGCGGTCGAACCAGAGCTATACGGCTTTTGTGCTGAGTGTGGGCTCTAGCTCAAACCAGTATGCGCTGTCCAGCGGTTCTCCGTCTGTGGCGCCGAACTCTGGCAACTCGGTGGCTGCAGCTACGAATATAAGAGCTATGGATACGGCCGATTATGGAGATGGCCGTGACTTAACGGTGAGCTTCACCAAGGCTTCGACAGAGAGCGATATCAGTGGATACCGGGTAATGGTCGTGAAGACCAAGGATGCCGGTAAATTCGATTTGGCTGCCGCCAATGCGGTATCTTCTTCGAACTGGACTTCGGTTTCGAAGAACGGAACGACCTTATCCACGGTGCTATCCTCTTCTTCCCGCGATACTTCCGGTGAGCTGATTAAGAACGGGGTGCCTTATACCGTGTTCGTGCTGTCCGTCAGCAATTCGAATACGGTCGCCAATAAGTTGTCGGCGGGCTCGTCTTCGATTACTTTAGGATATGGCTCTGGCTACTTAGCCGCTCCTGTCATCACGTCGGTTAGTGATGTCAGCGATTATGGAGATGGGCGTGATCTAAGAGTGAGCTTTAACAGATCCTCGGACGAATCACGCATTGGCTCGTACCGCATCATGGTTGTCAAAGAAAGGGATGCGGGCAGCTTCAGCTTGTCTTCGGCGAATAATGTATCCAGCTACAATTATACGGTCGTCGGCAAGACAGGATATAATATCAGCCAGGTTCTATCCTCTTCGGCTAGAGATGTGAACGGGGATTATATCCGCAGCGGCATCAGCTACCGGGTATTTGTCCTGGCGGTTGGTGACTCTTGGCAGGGCACAAATGTACTGTCTGCTCCATCGAACTCGATTACGCTGTACAGTAACACAAATGTTGGGGCGCCTAGCAATGTGAATGTATCGGACATCAGCGATTACGGGGATGGCCGCGACCTGCAAGTGGCCTTCACCCGGGCGGCGAATGAATCGTATGTAAGTTCCTATCGCATTATGGTTGTTAAATCGTCAAGGGCCGGCAGCTTTAATCTATCCGAGGCTAACTATGTATCCAGCTATAATTACACATCCGTCTCAACGACAGGTTATAACCAGAGCAAGGTCTTGTCGGCAGGCGCGAGGGATGTTGACGGTGATTTAATTCGAAGTGGCGTAAGCTACCGAGTATTCGTCATGTCCGTGGCCTCGAACAGCTATACGGCCAGCAATGCGCTCTCTTCGCCTTCTGGATCAATCGTACTGTCGAATCAGGTTAACATACCGGCAGCTTCGAATGTAAAAGCGGCGGATGTTGCTGATTATGGAGATGGCCGTGATCTCAAGGTTGCGTTCGATCGGGCTTCCAATGAGTCGAATATCGGAAATTACCGGGTTATGGTCGTGAAGGCTTCGAATGCCGGAAGTTTTAACCTGTCCGTAGCTACTGGAGTCTCCAGCTATAATTATACGCTTGTCAATAAGAACACCAATAATCTGACGCTCACTCAAAATACGAGGGATGTCGATGGGGACATGATCCGCAGTGGGGAAAGCTACCGGGTGTTTGTGCTGTCGGTGGGAATCGGCAGTTCGTCAGGGACTTACGCACTGTCCTCTCCTTCTAACGTTGTTCAGCTTGCAGCGAACCAGACGATGCCTGCGACCAATGTAACAGCGAATCTGGCTGGGAACGGCAAGGCGGTTACAGACATTCAAGTAGGGTTTGCACGTGCTGTAAATGAAGACAATATTTTAGAATACCGCTTGATGTTAGTCCCGGATTATAACTGGAATTCATTCAACCTGGATGCGGCGAATAGAGTGCCAGCCGGCAGCTATATCCAAGTCTCCAGAGGAAATGATTACAATAGTTCGCTGGACGCCTCCGCTAAGGATGTTAACGGCCAGCCTATCACTGCGGGAACCAGCTATAGAGCCTATGTATTGTCTGTTGCTAAGGCTAACGGGGCTTCGAACACCCTGTCTGCGCCTTCTTCCGGATCTGTTCTGCTGCCGGTTCCTCAGCAGCAGGCGCCTGTAGAGGTTCAAGCGGTGACGAATGTAGGAACTTCGGCTAATGCGAATAAGATCTCCGTAACCTTTACAGCGCCGCAGGATACGAGAGGAATCACCAGTTACAAGGTATTTGTTGTTCCTGTGACGCAGGATGGCAACTGGGACGTGAAGCAGGCGAAAGAAGCTGCGCAGCTGCAGCTGGGTGCGAATAGTACCGAATTAACCGAGCAGCAAGCAGATATCCAGAACGCACCGCTCAAGAAGGGAGAGGCTTACAAGGTATATATTCAATCCGTGGCTGATGGGCAAAACACGGTGAGCAAGCTGTCCTCTGCTTCTCCAGTAGTATCGATCCAGCAATAA